TGGGCGCTATCAGGCAGTTGGCCGAGCAATGTAGCGCCGAAATTATTCCGGCAGATGCTACGTCGGTTGAGGACCTCGAAAACCTGTTTACCAAATCAACGGAGGTACTTGGCGGTAAAGTTGACTTCGTACTCCATTCGATTGGTATGAGTCCAAATATCCGCAAAGGCAAAGCGTATACCGATCTGAATTACGACTGGTTCAAGCAGAGCATTGATATTTCGGCGTTGTCGTTCCACAAAATGCTGCAAACGGCGTATAAGCTCGATGCAATCAACGAATGGGGATCCGTGGTGGCTCTGACTTACATGGCTGCCCAGCGCACATTTCCGTTCTACACGGACATGGCCGATGCGAAAGCGGTTCTGGAATCCATTGCCCGCAGTTTTGGGTATCGCTATGGCAAAGAGCGTCATGTGCGGGTAAATACCGTTTCGCAGTCACCTACACCAACAACGGCTGGTGGCGGCATTGGCGGCTTCGACAAATTTTATGATTTTGCCGACAAAACCTCGCCCCTCGGTAACGCAACTGCCGATCAGTGCGCCGATTACGTAGTAACGCTTTTCTCTGACCTGACCAAAATGGTAACGATGCAAAACCTATTCCACGATGGGGGCTTCTCGATGACGGGTATTTCGGAGGAAGTGATGCAGCTGATAACTAAAGAAGCAGAGTAGAATAGCTTCGCACTAGCTTACAAGCAGGAAGGCGGCTGGTTCTGATATAATGTCAGAACCAGCCGCCTTCTTCGTTGAATGAAGCCTGATCAGTTAGAATTTGATTTCCTGCGTCAGGTACGTCGCCTGTTTGTCACCTTTGATCTGTACCGTCGCCGTTAGCGGTTTCGCTTTCCAGTTAACGGTGATCAAGCCATAGTTTAGCTCGCTTACTATTGGGCCAACGCGGTAGCTGTTTGGTTCTTCGTGGG
This genomic window from Spirosoma agri contains:
- a CDS encoding enoyl-ACP reductase FabI, translating into MAYGLLNGKRGIISGALDEKSIAWKVALKAKEEGATFTLTNAPIAMRMGAIRQLAEQCSAEIIPADATSVEDLENLFTKSTEVLGGKVDFVLHSIGMSPNIRKGKAYTDLNYDWFKQSIDISALSFHKMLQTAYKLDAINEWGSVVALTYMAAQRTFPFYTDMADAKAVLESIARSFGYRYGKERHVRVNTVSQSPTPTTAGGGIGGFDKFYDFADKTSPLGNATADQCADYVVTLFSDLTKMVTMQNLFHDGGFSMTGISEEVMQLITKEAE